Proteins encoded in a region of the Campylobacter geochelonis genome:
- a CDS encoding phospholipase A — protein MRKILFLAAVFINLVFANDFYEKALKFEQNGDYKNAMKYYKLAAQENQKNQNSTNLADKNSPNNKLVIYKLSSEKGLVVDENLTKFAHDNKENASKKSLETSDISTKQSAKVQEETQDDRYFGIKSYEPIYLAWAYDFNGKKDRDLKELKFQISFEKPLFTDLIGLDETLSFAYTQTSWWQIYEESAPFRTTNYRPELFLTIPTELGAMQYTRVGFMHESNGEGAQDSRSWNRAYLQTNFKFGNFELTPRVWYAFAFDSTNEDIHNYLGYGDLRASYKYGNQKFSAIWRNNLHFDSSNRGAFGLDWSFPLFNSGLFGYVQYFSGYGESLADYDKSVDKIAVGVAFSR, from the coding sequence ATGAGAAAAATTTTATTTTTAGCAGCTGTTTTTATAAATTTAGTTTTTGCAAACGACTTTTATGAAAAGGCGCTGAAATTTGAACAAAATGGTGATTATAAAAACGCGATGAAATACTACAAACTCGCCGCACAAGAAAATCAAAAAAATCAAAATAGTACAAATTTAGCAGACAAAAACAGTCCTAACAACAAACTAGTTATCTATAAATTAAGCTCGGAAAAAGGGCTTGTTGTAGATGAAAATTTAACTAAATTCGCACACGATAACAAAGAAAATGCTAGCAAAAAATCGCTAGAAACAAGTGATATATCTACAAAGCAGAGTGCGAAAGTTCAAGAGGAAACTCAAGATGATAGGTATTTTGGAATTAAATCATACGAGCCGATTTATCTTGCGTGGGCGTATGATTTTAATGGTAAAAAAGATAGGGATTTAAAAGAGCTTAAATTTCAAATCAGCTTTGAAAAGCCTTTGTTTACGGACTTAATCGGACTTGATGAGACGCTAAGCTTTGCTTATACGCAAACTTCTTGGTGGCAAATTTATGAAGAAAGTGCGCCGTTTCGCACGACAAACTATCGCCCAGAGCTGTTTTTAACTATCCCAACCGAGCTTGGCGCTATGCAGTATACTAGAGTTGGATTTATGCATGAGTCAAACGGCGAGGGGGCGCAAGATTCAAGATCGTGGAATAGAGCTTACTTGCAAACTAACTTTAAATTTGGAAATTTTGAGCTAACGCCTCGCGTTTGGTATGCTTTTGCTTTTGATAGCACAAACGAAGATATCCACAACTACCTTGGATATGGGGATTTGCGTGCTAGTTATAAATATGGCAATCAGAAATTCTCAGCCATCTGGCGAAACAATTTGCATTTTGATAGCTCTAACCGTGGTGCGTTTGGGCTTGACTGGAGTTTTCCACTCTTTAATAGCGGGCTTTTTGGATATGTACAGTACTTTAGTGGATATGGCGAGAGCTTGGCGGATTATGATAAAAGTGTTGATAAAATCGCAGTTGGTGTTGCTTTTAGTAGATAA
- a CDS encoding NTP transferase domain-containing protein → MEICVILGGGKSSRMGRDKTLLPFGGFATLTHYQFDKFSQIFKSVYVSAKGQKFNPNLPILKDRFDDFSPMGALFSILSNFKNQKVFIIPADMPFIEFDTVKKLYEISKDYEICVAKDEFFTHSLCGFFDSKVANLASEFYQKNEHKIGLLFKNTSFKSVEFKDSGQFFNINYLQDYEKVNI, encoded by the coding sequence GTGGAAATTTGCGTTATTTTAGGTGGTGGAAAAAGCTCAAGAATGGGGCGCGATAAGACGCTTTTACCATTTGGCGGATTTGCTACCTTAACGCACTATCAGTTTGATAAATTTAGTCAAATTTTTAAAAGCGTCTATGTGAGTGCAAAAGGGCAGAAATTTAATCCAAATTTGCCCATTTTAAAAGATAGGTTTGATGACTTTTCTCCTATGGGCGCGCTGTTTTCTATACTTTCAAATTTTAAAAACCAAAAAGTTTTTATAATCCCTGCTGATATGCCATTTATCGAGTTTGACACTGTAAAAAAGCTATATGAAATTTCAAAAGATTATGAAATTTGTGTGGCAAAAGATGAGTTTTTTACCCATAGTTTATGCGGGTTTTTTGACTCAAAAGTAGCAAATTTAGCTAGTGAGTTTTATCAAAAAAACGAGCATAAAATAGGGCTTTTGTTTAAAAATACTTCATTTAAAAGTGTCGAATTTAAGGACTCTGGGCAGTTTTTTAACATCAACTATCTGCAAGATTACGAAAAGGTAAATATATGA
- the leuC gene encoding 3-isopropylmalate dehydratase large subunit, whose protein sequence is MKLTITEKIFSEHVGKEVKAGAIIDSNIDMVIGNDITTPISIKAFKESGATKLANPDGFSIVMDHFIPAKDIASANQAKISREFAYEHDLKNFFDEKDMGIEHAILPEKGLIVPGDVIIGADSHTCTHGALGAFSTGMGSTDLAYAMITGRNWFKVPPTIKIIFSGKMPEFVYGKDLILEIIRQIGVDGARYKALEFGGETIAHLDMDSRFSLCNMAIEAGGKSGIVAVDEITKEFLKDKNLPRTPKYHYSDEGAQYDKIMQIDVSKLDPVVAYPHLPSNGKSIRQAVKDDLAVDQVFIGSCTNGRLGDLRIAASILKGKRVARKTRLIITPATQTIALQAQKEGLMDIFAEAGAVVSNPTCGACLGGYMGILGVGERCVSTTNRNFIGRMGDRTSEVYLANSAVAAASAIAGKIADPRDL, encoded by the coding sequence ATGAAACTTACAATCACAGAAAAAATCTTTAGCGAACATGTAGGCAAAGAGGTAAAAGCTGGAGCTATAATCGACTCTAATATCGATATGGTTATAGGAAACGACATCACAACGCCGATTTCAATCAAAGCATTCAAAGAAAGCGGCGCTACAAAACTAGCAAATCCAGATGGCTTTTCTATCGTGATGGATCACTTTATCCCAGCAAAAGATATAGCTTCGGCAAATCAAGCAAAAATCAGCCGCGAGTTTGCTTATGAGCATGATTTAAAGAACTTTTTTGATGAAAAAGATATGGGGATTGAGCATGCTATTTTACCTGAAAAAGGGCTAATAGTTCCTGGCGATGTGATAATAGGAGCTGACTCGCACACCTGTACGCACGGTGCTTTGGGAGCTTTTTCCACTGGTATGGGTTCTACAGATTTAGCTTATGCTATGATAACTGGAAGAAACTGGTTTAAAGTTCCGCCGACAATTAAAATTATTTTTAGCGGAAAGATGCCCGAGTTTGTTTATGGAAAAGATTTGATTTTAGAGATTATCCGCCAAATCGGCGTTGATGGCGCAAGATACAAAGCGCTTGAATTTGGTGGCGAGACGATAGCTCATCTTGATATGGATAGTAGATTTAGCCTTTGTAATATGGCGATTGAAGCTGGTGGAAAGAGCGGAATTGTCGCAGTTGATGAGATAACAAAAGAGTTTTTAAAAGATAAAAACCTACCGCGAACACCAAAATATCACTACTCAGATGAGGGTGCGCAGTATGATAAGATAATGCAAATCGATGTTAGCAAACTTGATCCAGTTGTAGCCTACCCACATCTTCCAAGCAACGGCAAAAGCATTCGCCAAGCGGTTAAAGATGATTTAGCAGTCGATCAAGTCTTTATAGGAAGTTGCACAAATGGTCGTTTAGGAGATTTGCGAATCGCAGCAAGCATTTTAAAAGGCAAAAGAGTCGCACGAAAAACTCGCCTTATCATCACTCCTGCAACGCAAACGATAGCTTTGCAAGCACAAAAAGAGGGACTTATGGATATCTTTGCTGAGGCTGGCGCTGTTGTAAGCAATCCAACTTGTGGTGCTTGTTTGGGCGGATATATGGGAATTTTAGGCGTTGGCGAAAGATGTGTTTCTACGACAAATAGAAATTTCATCGGCAGAATGGGCGATAGAACAAGTGAAGTTTACCTTGCAAACTCAGCAGTTGCCGCAGCTTCAGCGATAGCCGGTAAAATAGCAGATCCGCGCGATTTGTAA
- a CDS encoding NFACT RNA binding domain-containing protein, with translation MKYHILTQIQTYLQKYKKITNIKRVGDTLILAEFDGSNRLFFDLNKSNSNIHKNENFIITKDYKAPFDVILQKRFNSSSIDKIEVLENNRVLKIQVSHSGSYKKLVSAIYFEFTGRFTNIIIVDENGVILEALRHYENEQRVVKVGKTLELLKPFEIKEKQSDKIGNFDEFFKAEFDKQNLEKLQTVRTSKLNLIDKKLENLHKNLNSLDSKDELLQKSEELNQKGMILTANLHNLDEFKREFELLDFNENRVKFNLKDNPKTAAKELFNESKKLKQKALGINLESANLLQKIEFFSNLKQMIEQSNSSEELNILLPKTSAKKELNKEFDNIENFYIKEFKISVGKNEKGNISLLKDAKKNDFWFHLKDLPSAHVIVKTNKQSLSEDIINFAAKLCVNMSVKASGNYLVDYTKKENVKVVDGAFVNYVKYATISVLKP, from the coding sequence ATGAAATACCATATATTAACTCAAATCCAAACATATCTACAAAAATATAAAAAAATCACCAACATCAAAAGAGTCGGCGATACGCTGATTTTAGCTGAATTTGATGGGTCAAACAGACTTTTTTTTGATTTAAATAAATCAAACTCAAACATTCATAAAAACGAAAATTTCATCATCACAAAAGATTATAAAGCTCCATTTGATGTGATTTTACAAAAGCGTTTTAACTCGAGCAGTATCGATAAAATCGAAGTTTTAGAAAACAACCGCGTTTTAAAAATACAAGTTTCTCACAGCGGAAGCTACAAAAAGCTAGTTTCAGCTATCTATTTTGAATTTACTGGGCGTTTTACAAATATCATCATAGTCGATGAAAATGGCGTGATTTTAGAAGCGCTTAGACACTATGAAAACGAGCAAAGAGTGGTGAAAGTTGGCAAAACTTTAGAGCTTTTAAAACCGTTCGAGATAAAAGAAAAACAAAGTGATAAGATAGGGAATTTTGATGAGTTTTTTAAAGCCGAATTTGATAAACAAAATTTAGAAAAACTCCAAACCGTGCGGACTTCAAAGCTAAATTTAATCGATAAAAAGTTAGAAAATTTACACAAAAACCTAAATTCACTCGATAGCAAAGATGAGCTTTTACAAAAAAGCGAAGAGTTAAATCAAAAAGGTATGATTTTAACCGCGAATTTACATAATTTAGATGAATTTAAGCGCGAATTTGAGCTTTTGGATTTTAACGAAAACCGTGTTAAATTTAATCTAAAAGATAACCCCAAAACAGCCGCAAAAGAGCTTTTTAACGAAAGCAAAAAACTAAAACAAAAAGCACTTGGGATAAATTTAGAAAGTGCAAATCTGCTTCAAAAAATAGAGTTTTTCTCAAACCTTAAGCAAATGATAGAGCAGTCTAACTCGAGCGAAGAGCTAAATATCTTGCTTCCAAAAACAAGCGCTAAAAAAGAGCTAAATAAAGAATTTGATAACATAGAAAATTTCTATATAAAAGAGTTTAAAATTTCAGTAGGCAAAAACGAAAAAGGCAACATCAGCCTTTTAAAAGATGCGAAAAAAAACGACTTTTGGTTTCACTTAAAAGACTTGCCATCAGCCCATGTCATCGTTAAAACAAACAAACAAAGCTTAAGCGAAGATATTATAAATTTCGCAGCAAAACTTTGTGTGAACATGAGCGTAAAAGCGAGTGGAAATTACCTTGTTGATTACACTAAAAAAGAGAATGTCAAAGTCGTAGATGGTGCGTTTGTAAACTATGTAAAATACGCCACAATATCGGTTTTAAAGCCTTGA
- a CDS encoding phosphatidate cytidylyltransferase translates to MITRIKTAAVLLAAFLLIVWIDSASLNFIIFAIILATAFIESLKLYKIENQALVALTLILFAGFAYFIDDFSTVYKFIVFMLLILSSFFVYQNSQNLKSILPFLYPTAPIFAMFAIYDIFGIRYLVFMIFVVICSDSGAYFIGKAFGKHKFSLTSPNKTLEGVAGGVVCGVIGGYIFGLLFLKDSEFATLLTCALVAVFGIFGDLFESYLKRQAGVKDSGEIFPGHGGMLDRIDGYLFAAIYLSLVLPW, encoded by the coding sequence ATGATAACACGCATAAAAACTGCTGCCGTGCTTTTAGCGGCATTTTTACTTATAGTTTGGATAGACTCAGCTAGCCTAAATTTCATCATTTTTGCCATTATTTTAGCAACTGCTTTTATAGAGAGTTTAAAGCTTTACAAGATAGAAAATCAAGCCCTTGTTGCACTAACTCTTATCCTTTTTGCGGGCTTTGCCTACTTTATAGATGATTTTAGCACGGTTTATAAATTTATAGTTTTTATGCTGCTTATTTTATCATCATTTTTTGTCTATCAAAACTCACAAAATTTAAAATCCATTTTGCCATTTTTATACCCGACAGCGCCGATTTTTGCGATGTTTGCGATATATGATATCTTTGGCATAAGATACCTTGTTTTTATGATATTTGTTGTTATTTGCAGCGATAGTGGCGCTTACTTTATCGGAAAAGCTTTTGGCAAACACAAATTTAGTCTAACTTCACCAAACAAAACTCTTGAAGGAGTCGCTGGTGGCGTGGTTTGTGGCGTTATAGGCGGATATATTTTTGGACTTTTGTTTTTAAAAGATAGTGAATTTGCAACGCTTCTAACTTGCGCGCTAGTCGCTGTTTTTGGCATATTTGGCGATTTGTTTGAAAGCTACTTAAAACGCCAAGCTGGAGTTAAAGATAGTGGAGAGATTTTCCCAGGACATGGCGGAATGCTAGATAGAATCGATGGCTATCTTTTTGCTGCGATTTACCTAAGTTTGGTGCTTCCATGGTAG
- the dxr gene encoding 1-deoxy-D-xylulose-5-phosphate reductoisomerase translates to MVVLGSTGSIGVNTLDIAKTNDIAVEALSCKKNYKLLNEQIEKFKPKFVHIGDKSLKSFVKHDRVFTDDSGILDMLDECKSELVVNALVGFAGLAPSLKIQKINKTLALANKESLVVGGKFLDCKAIRAIDSEHFGLNFLLSGQKTPVKSLVITASGGAFYKTPLKELKTATPAMALKHPNWDMGAKITIDSATMTNKLFEILEAFWLYGIKEIDAVVEQTSMIHALVNFIDGSTTAHICNTDMRLAIAHAVLGDVKKEILPSVDLLSLAKIEFKKIDLEKFPIFSLKDKVLKNPNLGVIINASNEIGVEAFLAGKCGFLDISKVVFKSLEKFENLELKEPDELFYYDNLVREFAKNELKLNLKDRNVI, encoded by the coding sequence ATGGTAGTTTTAGGCTCGACTGGAAGTATCGGAGTTAATACTCTTGATATCGCCAAAACTAACGATATAGCAGTTGAAGCGTTAAGTTGTAAAAAAAACTATAAACTTTTAAACGAACAAATAGAAAAATTTAAGCCCAAATTTGTCCATATCGGCGATAAAAGCTTAAAAAGTTTTGTAAAACACGATAGAGTTTTTACAGATGATAGTGGGATTTTAGATATGCTTGATGAGTGCAAAAGCGAGCTTGTAGTAAACGCTCTTGTGGGATTTGCCGGACTTGCACCAAGCCTTAAAATACAAAAAATCAACAAAACTTTAGCCCTTGCAAATAAAGAAAGCTTAGTCGTTGGTGGAAAGTTTCTTGACTGCAAAGCTATAAGAGCGATTGATAGCGAGCATTTTGGGTTAAATTTTTTACTTAGCGGACAAAAAACTCCTGTAAAAAGTCTAGTTATCACGGCAAGTGGCGGGGCATTTTATAAAACGCCACTAAAAGAGCTAAAAACCGCAACTCCAGCGATGGCGCTAAAACACCCAAACTGGGATATGGGCGCTAAAATCACAATCGATAGCGCGACTATGACAAACAAACTTTTTGAAATTTTAGAGGCATTTTGGCTATATGGTATCAAAGAAATCGATGCAGTAGTCGAGCAAACTTCGATGATACATGCACTTGTAAATTTCATCGATGGTTCAACGACCGCTCACATCTGTAACACCGATATGCGTTTAGCTATCGCACACGCGGTTTTAGGCGATGTTAAAAAAGAAATTTTACCGAGTGTAGACTTGCTAAGTCTAGCTAAAATCGAGTTTAAAAAGATAGATTTGGAAAAATTTCCAATTTTTAGTTTGAAAGATAAGGTGCTTAAAAACCCAAATTTAGGCGTGATTATCAACGCTAGTAACGAAATCGGCGTGGAGGCATTTTTAGCTGGAAAATGCGGCTTTTTAGACATATCAAAAGTTGTTTTTAAAAGTTTAGAAAAATTTGAAAATTTAGAGCTAAAAGAGCCAGACGAGCTGTTTTACTACGATAATTTAGTAAGAGAATTTGCTAAAAATGAGCTTAAGCTAAATTTAAAGGACAGAAATGTTATATGA
- a CDS encoding uracil-xanthine permease family protein: MSNPSIEYNFRLKDSLLGVQFLFVAFGALVLMPILTGLDTSVALFTAGVGTLIFQFICRKKVVPIFLASSFAFIAPISFAVEKWGLSAAMGGVVFAGLAYTAFSFVVRYKGASFVHKILPAVVVGPVIMTIGLILSPSAVGMATASGDMLGAYQALNPHFSANDAMIIAGVSLLVTLICIMFAKGMMKLVPILCGVSAGYILSCFYGIVDFSKVASAPWFAMPNFTTPTFQLDAILYMIPVIIAPIIEHIGNVIAIGNVTKYDFVKKPGLENTLLGDGIATTVAAFVAGPPCTTYAEVTGAVRLTRAFNPAIMTWSAIAAILLAFVSKLGALIASIPACVLGGIMILLFGIIASVGMETLIKAKVDMANPRNMVIIALILVPALGGMILDLGVATFSQIGLGAVVGVVLNLVLPHVENAEELDLPQVHELADEKDAK; this comes from the coding sequence ATGAGTAACCCATCAATAGAGTATAATTTCAGGCTTAAAGACTCGCTTTTAGGCGTTCAGTTTTTGTTCGTAGCGTTTGGAGCTTTGGTTTTAATGCCGATTTTAACGGGTCTTGATACGAGTGTGGCTCTTTTTACCGCTGGAGTTGGGACGCTGATTTTTCAATTTATTTGCCGCAAAAAGGTCGTTCCGATATTTCTAGCTTCAAGCTTTGCATTTATCGCTCCTATTAGCTTTGCTGTGGAAAAATGGGGCTTAAGCGCTGCGATGGGTGGAGTTGTTTTTGCAGGACTTGCTTACACTGCTTTTAGTTTTGTTGTGCGTTATAAAGGCGCTTCGTTCGTTCACAAAATCCTTCCAGCAGTCGTTGTTGGTCCAGTGATTATGACAATCGGACTGATTTTAAGCCCATCTGCTGTTGGCATGGCGACTGCAAGTGGCGATATGCTTGGTGCGTATCAAGCGTTAAATCCGCATTTTAGCGCAAATGATGCGATGATAATAGCCGGAGTTTCGCTTTTAGTAACGCTGATTTGCATTATGTTTGCCAAGGGTATGATGAAGCTAGTGCCGATACTTTGCGGTGTGAGCGCTGGATATATACTATCTTGTTTTTATGGGATTGTTGATTTTTCTAAAGTCGCAAGTGCGCCTTGGTTTGCAATGCCAAATTTTACAACGCCGACTTTTCAACTAGATGCGATTTTATACATGATACCTGTGATTATCGCTCCTATAATCGAACATATCGGCAACGTTATCGCCATAGGAAATGTTACAAAATACGACTTTGTAAAAAAACCAGGACTTGAGAACACGCTTTTAGGCGATGGCATAGCAACGACTGTAGCAGCGTTTGTCGCAGGTCCTCCTTGCACTACTTATGCTGAAGTAACTGGAGCTGTTAGACTAACAAGAGCATTTAATCCAGCTATTATGACTTGGTCTGCAATCGCGGCGATTTTGCTAGCTTTTGTAAGTAAACTTGGGGCTTTGATTGCAAGTATTCCAGCTTGTGTGCTTGGTGGGATTATGATACTTTTGTTTGGAATCATCGCAAGTGTAGGTATGGAAACGTTGATAAAAGCCAAAGTCGATATGGCAAATCCACGAAATATGGTTATTATCGCTTTGATTTTAGTTCCTGCACTTGGTGGTATGATATTAGACCTTGGGGTTGCGACATTTAGTCAAATCGGACTTGGAGCTGTTGTTGGCGTGGTGTTAAATTTAGTATTGCCTCATGTTGAAAACGCAGAAGAGCTTGACTTGCCACAAGTTCATGAACTAGCAGATGAAAAGGACGCGAAGTGA
- the tsaD gene encoding tRNA (adenosine(37)-N6)-threonylcarbamoyltransferase complex transferase subunit TsaD → MILGIESSCDDSSLAIIDEKNLECKFYKKITQEEDHAKFGGVVPELAARLHTAALPKLLEEIKPYFNSLKAVAVTNEPGLSVSLISGVSVAKTLSVALNLPIIAINHLIGHIYSLFLEREAEFGLGVLLVSGGHTMVLDIDESGKIEILATTGDDSFGESFDKVAKMMNLGYPGGAVIEQKALNGVSGAFEFTVPLKGDKRVEYSFSGLKNQVRVQIEKLGNLSKQEICDISLAFQKAACLHIIDKLKVIFKQKRFTKFGVVGGASANKFLRANLQKLCDNYNCQMLVAPLEFCSDNALMIARAGVEKYRKSEFTHYKELKINPKLHIKKT, encoded by the coding sequence GTGATACTTGGCATTGAAAGTAGTTGCGATGATAGCTCACTAGCGATAATCGATGAAAAAAACTTAGAGTGTAAATTTTATAAAAAAATCACTCAAGAAGAAGATCATGCTAAATTCGGCGGAGTTGTCCCTGAACTTGCCGCGCGCCTTCACACTGCGGCGTTACCGAAGTTACTTGAAGAAATCAAGCCTTATTTTAACTCTTTAAAAGCAGTTGCTGTTACAAACGAACCAGGGCTTAGCGTTAGTTTAATCAGTGGCGTAAGTGTCGCAAAAACGCTAAGTGTGGCGCTAAATTTACCCATCATCGCCATAAATCACCTCATCGGACATATCTACTCGCTTTTTTTAGAGCGTGAGGCTGAATTTGGACTTGGAGTTTTGCTTGTAAGTGGTGGACATACGATGGTTTTAGATATCGATGAATCTGGGAAAATCGAGATTTTAGCCACAACCGGAGATGATAGCTTTGGCGAGAGTTTTGATAAGGTCGCAAAAATGATGAATCTTGGCTATCCAGGAGGCGCGGTAATAGAGCAAAAAGCACTAAATGGCGTTAGTGGAGCATTTGAGTTTACTGTGCCACTAAAGGGCGATAAGAGGGTAGAATACAGCTTTTCTGGGCTTAAAAATCAAGTTAGAGTGCAAATCGAAAAGCTTGGGAATTTAAGTAAGCAAGAGATTTGCGATATCTCTTTAGCCTTTCAAAAAGCGGCTTGTTTGCATATAATCGATAAGCTAAAAGTCATTTTCAAACAAAAAAGATTTACTAAATTTGGCGTGGTTGGGGGAGCAAGTGCAAATAAATTCTTAAGAGCAAATTTGCAAAAGCTCTGCGATAACTACAACTGTCAAATGCTTGTAGCCCCACTTGAGTTTTGCTCAGATAATGCGCTAATGATAGCAAGAGCTGGCGTTGAGAAATACCGCAAAAGCGAGTTTACTCACTATAAAGAGCTAAAAATCAACCCAAAACTTCATATAAAAAAGACTTGA
- a CDS encoding PepSY-associated TM helix domain-containing protein: MKKVLLKLHLYLGLVFGVIIAVIGVSGAFISYQSEILEVLNKSSIKVVPQTTTISLDKMALNVQKLYPNSPITGVYVYSDKSRSVRFSVAVEPGKRGIKNVFVNPYNGEILPQYRYQGFFNFMLNVHKRLSLGGAGREVVAVSTVLLIFFSISGVILYYKALKYNFIKAMKIPLKGSLHALSYKWHCALGIWFLVPILLMCLTGLYWSYDWYRSGFLKVLNYERVVKKRVVSAPKVSQISGLDTVFDEFGKKFEYESAWVRFPLNLTNQEISFYKKGYTHIRQTNLVRIDAKNGEILSQNLYEEKPLNAKFASSVLPLHSGEFFGEIGKFIFMVASFLMALFGATGYILWFKKHKKKAKKVKA, translated from the coding sequence ATGAAAAAAGTGCTTTTAAAACTTCATCTTTATCTAGGGCTTGTTTTTGGCGTTATCATCGCAGTTATAGGAGTTAGTGGGGCGTTTATATCATATCAGAGTGAAATTTTAGAAGTGTTAAACAAAAGCTCGATAAAAGTTGTGCCACAAACTACGACAATCAGCCTTGATAAAATGGCTTTAAATGTGCAAAAGCTATATCCAAACAGCCCGATAACTGGTGTTTATGTGTATAGCGATAAGAGCCGTTCTGTGCGTTTTAGCGTAGCGGTTGAGCCAGGAAAACGTGGTATAAAAAACGTCTTTGTAAATCCTTATAATGGTGAAATTTTGCCACAGTATCGCTATCAAGGCTTTTTTAACTTTATGTTAAATGTGCATAAAAGGCTAAGCCTTGGTGGAGCTGGTAGGGAGGTTGTGGCGGTTTCGACTGTGCTTTTGATATTTTTTAGCATAAGTGGTGTGATTTTATACTACAAAGCGTTAAAATATAACTTTATAAAAGCGATGAAAATTCCGCTAAAAGGCTCACTGCACGCGCTTTCGTATAAGTGGCATTGTGCGCTTGGAATTTGGTTTTTAGTGCCGATTTTGCTGATGTGTTTAACTGGGCTTTATTGGTCGTACGACTGGTATAGAAGCGGCTTTTTAAAGGTGTTAAACTATGAAAGAGTGGTTAAAAAACGAGTTGTTAGCGCACCAAAAGTTAGCCAAATAAGTGGTCTTGATACTGTTTTTGATGAATTTGGTAAAAAATTTGAGTATGAAAGTGCGTGGGTTAGGTTTCCGCTAAATTTAACAAATCAAGAAATCAGCTTTTACAAAAAGGGCTACACGCATATAAGGCAGACAAATTTGGTGCGAATTGATGCAAAAAATGGCGAAATTTTAAGCCAAAATTTATATGAAGAAAAACCGCTAAATGCTAAATTTGCAAGCTCGGTTTTACCGCTTCACAGTGGTGAGTTTTTTGGTGAGATAGGTAAGTTTATCTTTATGGTTGCAAGCTTTTTAATGGCGCTATTTGGGGCGACTGGATATATTTTGTGGTTTAAAAAACACAAGAAAAAGGCTAAAAAAGTAAAAGCTTAA